The Drosophila teissieri strain GT53w chromosome X, Prin_Dtei_1.1, whole genome shotgun sequence genome has a segment encoding these proteins:
- the LOC122623642 gene encoding coronin-7 isoform X4 produces the protein MAWRFKASKYKNAAPIVPKAEACVREICVGSYQTYGNNIAASGAFMAFNWEHTGSSVAVLPLDDCGRKSKTMPLLHGHTDTVTDLKFSPFHDGLLATASQDCLVKIWHIPEKGLEQSLSDPEAIFSHKQRRVETVGFHPTADGLMYSTAAGCVALFDLSTQKEIFSNNEHPEVIQSASWREDGTVLATSCKDKNVRIFDPRAAGSPIQLTAESHQSIKDSRVVWLGNQHRILTTGFDAARLRQVIIRDVRNFNTPEKTLELDCSTGILMPLFDPDTNMLFLAGKGDTTINYLEITDKDPYLIEGLRHTGEQTKGACLVPKRALKVMEAEVNRVLQLTSNMVIPIMYQVPRKTYRDFHADLYPETTGYKTELVAGEWLNGSNQAVPKMSLDPAKREHGDEPIIPRLGPKPFSSTTGDVSFDKVFAVPLAPGSHENISNVGQDSGVEMTPAQGAKPDLIVEIEIKKKPEREPAVAGNGVQKSLTTSERRKIFEQNSESSENSTEGEDRTDADLRRNCTSRSSFAERRRIYENRSKSQVDEKPQSPVPLRREHSKVEPLKPSQQQQQQGNVIDTKRISVPEGKLMEEHRRGNGAGLKKSATEAAFSAASTKRTSTVFGKVSKFRHLKGTPGHKSTHIENLRNLSRQIPGECNGFHANQERVAVPLSGPGGKIAIFELSRPGRLPDGVIPSLVNGSNIMDFQWDPFDAQRLAVACDDGIVKIWHIEAGGLSEPTNTPAGELTAHLDKIYFIRFHPLAADVLLTASYDMTIKLWDLRTMTEKCSLSGHTDQIFDFAWSPCGRLGATVCKDGKIRVYNPRKSETPIREGNGPVGTRGARITWALEGHYIVCTGFDKVSERQISVYNAQKLSAPLNTASLDVSPSILIPFYDEDSSTLFVTGKGDSTIYCYEITDEEPYICPLSHHRCTSLHQGLSFLTKNHCDVASVEFSKAYRLTNTTIEPLSFTVPRIKSELFQDDLFPPTRITWSATLSSEDWFASNDKAAPKVSLKPEGMETLSSIQQVPAQPVKKPDHPQFGGQKSEYEINKQQEIQKSVSARMEFTTKLEQDDMEGVDENEWQE, from the exons ATGGCCTGGCGATTCAAGGCTTCCAAGTACAAAAATGCCGCACCCATTGTGCCCAAGGCGGAGGCATGCGTCCGCGAGATCTGCGTGGGCAGCTACCAGACGTACGGCAACAACATTGCCGCCTCCGGCGCCTTTATGGCCTTCAACTGGGAGCACACCGGCTCCAGCGTCGCTGTCCTCCCGCTGGATGACTGCGGCCGGAAGAGCAAGACCATGCCGCTGCTCCATGGGCACACGGACACAGTGACGGATCTCAAGTTCTCCCCGTTTCACGACGGGCTGCTGGCCACCGCCTCGCAGGATTGCCTG GTCAAGATCTGGCACATACCGGAAAAAGGTCTGGAGCAGTCGCTTTCCGATCCGGAGGCCATCTTCTCACACAAGCAGAGACGCGTAGAGACAGTGGGCTTCCATCCAACGGCCGACGGCTTGATGTACTCCACAGCCGCCGGCTGCGTGGCTCTCTTTGATCTCAGCACCCAAAAGGAGATATTCT CGAACAATGAGCATCCCGAGGTGATACAGTCGGCCAGTTGGCGCGAGGATGGCACCGTTTTGGCCACCAGTTGCAAGGATAAGAATGTGCGAATCTTCGATCCCCGTGCCGCTGGTTCACCCATCCAGCTGACTGCTGAGTCGCATCAGAGCATCAAGGATTCGCGGGTAGTGTGGCTGGGAAATCAGCACCGCATCCTGACCACTGGCTTCGATGCGGCCCGACTGCGACAGGTGATCATCCGCGATGTGCGCAACTTTAACACGCCAGAGAAAACTCTCGAACTCGATTGCTCCACGGGCATACTGATGCCCCTCTTCGATCCCGACACCAATATGCTTTTCCTAGCCGGAAAAGGTGACACCACCATTAACTACTTGGAGATTACGGACAAGGATCCGTATTTAATTGAGGGCTTGCGTCATACTGGCGAGCAGACGAAGGGTGCGTGTCTGGTGCCCAAGCGAGCACTTAAAGTCATGGAGGCAGAGGTTAACCGGGTGTTGCAATTGACCTCCAACATGGTCATACCCATCATGTACCAGGTGCCCAGAAAG ACATACCGTGATTTCCACGCCGATCTATATCCGGAGACTACTGGCTACAAGACAGAACTGGTGGCCGGCGAGTggctgaatggcagcaaccagGCGGTGCCCAAGATGAGCCTTGATCCCGCCAAGCGCGAGCATGGCGATGAGCCAATTATT CCACGTTTGGGTCCCAAGCCCTTCTCCAGCACCACAGGTGACGTTTCGTTTGACAAGGTGTTCGCTGTGCCCTTGGCCCCGGGATCCCACGAGAATATCTCGAACGTGGGGCAGGACAGCGGAGTGGAGATGACACCCGCTCAGGGAGCCAAACCGGATCTCATTGTGGAAATCGAAATTAAAA AGAAACCCGAAAGGGAACCTGCTGTGGCTGGAAATGGTGTCCAGAAGTCACTGACCACCTCGGAGCGCCGTAAG ATATTCGAGCAAAACTCGGAGTCCTCGGAGAACTCGACGGAGGGCGAAGATCGCACGGATGCAGATCTGCGCAGAAACTGCACCTCCAGGAGCAGCTTTGCCGAGCGACGGCGCATATACGAGAATCGCTCCAAGAGTCAGGTGGACGAGAAGCCTCAGTCGCCAGTCCCATT ACGTCGCGAGCACTCCAAGGTGGAGCCCCTGAAGCCCagtcaacagcagcagcagcagggcaaTGTGATCGACACCAAGCGCATCTCTGTCCCAGAGGGTAAATTAATGGAGGAGCACCGCCGCGGAAACGGCGCTGGACTCAAGAAATCCGCCACTGAGGCGGCATTTAGTGCTGCCAGCACCAAACGCACCTCCACCGTTTTTGGCAAGGTGTCCAAGTTCAGGCACTTGAAGGGCACCCCTGGTCACAAGTCCACGCACATCGAGAACTTGCGCAACCTAAGTCGCCAGATTCCGGGCGAGTGCAATGGCTTCCACGCCAACCAGGAGCGCGTCGCAGTGCCGCTTTCTGGGCCCGGCGGCAAGATAGCCATCTTTGAGTTGAGCCGCCCTGGACGGTTGCCCGATGGCGTGATTCCGTCGCTCGTGAACGGCAGCAACATAATGGACTTCCAGTGGGATCCGTTTGATGCCCAGCGATTGGCTGTGGCCTGCGACGATGGCATCGTAAAAATCTGGCATATTGAAGCCGGCGGATTGAGTGAGCCGACAAACACACCTGCCGGCGAGCTGACCGCTCACCTGGACAAGATTTACTTCATACGCTTCCACCCGCTGGCTGCTGATGTTCTGCTAACCGCCAGCTACGATATGACCATCAAGCTGTGGGATTTGCGTACCATGACAGAGAAGTGCTCGCTTTCGGGGCATACAGATCAGATCTTTGACTTCGCCTGGAGTCCCTGCGGCCGGTTGGGCGCCACCGTATGCAAGGATGGTAAGATTAGGGTATACAACCCAAGGAAATCGGAGACACCCATACGGGAAGGCAATGGACCGGTTGGCACTCGCGGAGCTCGGATCACCTGGGCGTTGGAGGGACATTACATCGTCTGCACTGGTTTCGACAA GGTTTCGGAGCGACAGATCAGCGTGTACAATGCACAAAAGTTGTCCGCCCCGTTGAACACGGCCAGTTTGGATGTCTCACCCTCCATATTGATCCCATTCTATGACGAAGATAGCTCCACACTGTTTGTTACGGGCAAGGGTGACTCCACCATCTACTGCTACGAGATCACCGACGAGGAGCCGTACATCTGCCCACTGTCACACCATCGTTGCACCTCGCTGCACCAGGGCCTCAGTTTCCTCACGAAGAACCACTGCGACGTGGCCAGCGTGGAGTTCTCGAAGGCCTATCGGCTAACCAATACCACAATTGAACCCCTGAGTTTCACTGTGCCCCGCATCAAG AGCGAGCTGTTCCAAGACGATCTGTTCCCACCCACACGCATCACCTGGAGCGCCACGCTAAGCTCCGAGGATTGGTTCGCTAGCAATGACAAGGCGGCACCCAAGGTCAGCCTCAAGCCAGAGGGCATGGAAACTT TATCTTCCATACAGCAAGTGCCAGCGCAGCCCGTCAAGAAGCCGGATCATCCTCAGTTCGGTGGTCAGAAGTCCGAGTACGAGATCAACAAGCAGCAGGAG ATCCAGAAATCAGTTAGCGCGCGTATGGAGTTCACCACCAAGCTGGAGCAGGACGACATGGAGGGCGTGGACGAGAACGAGTGGCAGGAGTAG